In Silene latifolia isolate original U9 population chromosome 3, ASM4854445v1, whole genome shotgun sequence, a single window of DNA contains:
- the LOC141646655 gene encoding protein VERNALIZATION 3-like isoform X2, translating into MPPRVSRDPLVVGRVIGDVLDPFTRSVNLTVNYASKDVSNGCEFKPSQVVSQPRVEISGGDLRNFYTMVMIDPDAPSPCNPSFREYLHWLVIDIPGNTGAAFGQEVVCYESPRPSAGIHRFIFVLFKQLAKQTVYAPGWRQNFITRDFAELYDLGLPVAAVYFNCQREGGSGGRRFVNGTNQSA; encoded by the exons ATGCCGCCTCGAGTATCAAGAGATCCACTGGTTGTTGGTAGAGTCATTGGCGATGTTTTGGATCCTTTTACCAGGTCTGTTAATCTAACAGTTAACTATGCTAGTAAAGATGTTAGCAATGGGTGTGAATTTAAGCCTTCTCAAGTTGTCAGCCAACCTAGGGTTGAGATTAGTGGTGGTGATCTTAGGAATTTCTACACTATG GTGATGATTGATCCAGATGCTCCTAGCCCATGTAATCCAAGTTTCAGGGAATATCTACACTG GTTGGTGATTGATATTCCAGGAAATACTGGTGCAGCCTTCG GACAAGAAGTGGTTTGCTATGAGAGCCCACGACCTTCAGCAGGGATACATCGCTTCATATTTGTGTTGTTTAAGCAATTGGCCAAACAAACTGTGTATGCTCCTGGATGGCGTCAGAACTTCATTACAAGAGACTTTGCCGAGCTTTACGATCTCGGTTTGCCTGTTGCCGCGGTTTATTTCAATTGCCAAAGAGAGGGTGGTTCCGGTGGAAGAAG atTTGTTAACGGGACAAATCAATCGGCTTGA
- the LOC141646655 gene encoding protein VERNALIZATION 3-like isoform X1: MPPRVSRDPLVVGRVIGDVLDPFTRSVNLTVNYASKDVSNGCEFKPSQVVSQPRVEISGGDLRNFYTMVMIDPDAPSPCNPSFREYLHWLVIDIPGNTGAAFGQEVVCYESPRPSAGIHRFIFVLFKQLAKQTVYAPGWRQNFITRDFAELYDLGLPVAAVYFNCQREGGSGGRRRPWDNDVLMQPMRRHLALNYHKRCR; encoded by the exons ATGCCGCCTCGAGTATCAAGAGATCCACTGGTTGTTGGTAGAGTCATTGGCGATGTTTTGGATCCTTTTACCAGGTCTGTTAATCTAACAGTTAACTATGCTAGTAAAGATGTTAGCAATGGGTGTGAATTTAAGCCTTCTCAAGTTGTCAGCCAACCTAGGGTTGAGATTAGTGGTGGTGATCTTAGGAATTTCTACACTATG GTGATGATTGATCCAGATGCTCCTAGCCCATGTAATCCAAGTTTCAGGGAATATCTACACTG GTTGGTGATTGATATTCCAGGAAATACTGGTGCAGCCTTCG GACAAGAAGTGGTTTGCTATGAGAGCCCACGACCTTCAGCAGGGATACATCGCTTCATATTTGTGTTGTTTAAGCAATTGGCCAAACAAACTGTGTATGCTCCTGGATGGCGTCAGAACTTCATTACAAGAGACTTTGCCGAGCTTTACGATCTCGGTTTGCCTGTTGCCGCGGTTTATTTCAATTGCCAAAGAGAGGGTGGTTCCGGTGGAAGAAG GAGGCCTTGGGACAATGATGTCCTCATGCAACCCATGCGTCGTCATTTGGCTTTAAACTATCACAAAAGGTGCAGATGA